The proteins below come from a single Panicum hallii strain FIL2 chromosome 7, PHallii_v3.1, whole genome shotgun sequence genomic window:
- the LOC112899263 gene encoding MLO-like protein 14, which yields MAGGEGAAAAAVTGEGEMRSLALTPTWSVATVLTLLVAGSLIVERSIHRLSNWLKKTHRNPLYKAMEKMKEEMMLLGFISLLLAATSRIISGICIDSKYYNSRFSPCTKEEVKESIDAEHAVAHARKRLIEVILHHSLRRNLKVRYHNHQGCPEGHESFVSHEGLEQLHRFIFVMAVTHVTYSCLTMLLAILKIHKWRKWEDEAFRDNHESFSQIAYESATRRQPALTKSYSFRSWSQNSVVMWLVCFIAQFGQSVVRADYLILRKGFIMTHKLSPTYDFHTYMVRSMEEEFERIVGVSGVLWGFVVAFMLFNVDGSNLYFWIAILPVTLVLLVGAKLQHVIATLTAEGAKMTTYGPRIQPRDDLFWFKKPEFLLWLIHFVLFQNAFELASFFWFWWQFGYDSCFIKNHLLVYCRLILGFAGQFLCSYSTLPVYALVTQMGSKYKAALIPRRIRETIHGWGKATRKKRRRRRSTWDDSTVRTETSTVCSLTDEDEDDLDDHHGPFEETPRAARGPPFLKIELQPQHGSGRGPSPGTPCFHAAAMPGSSSTHGGGSGHPVLLRQSSSASAPSSPSHRGGNVTRSASMPGFACLRTGTGAPTRMSHDEST from the exons ATGGCGGGCGGCGAgggggcggccgccgccgcggtcaCCGGCGAGGGGGAGATGCGGTCGCTGGCGCTCACGCCGACGTGGTCGGTCGCCACCGTGCTCACTCTCCTCGTCGCGGGCTCGCTCATAGTCGAGCGCTCCATCCACCGACTCAGCAAT TGGTTGAAGAAAACCCACCGGAATCCACTTTACAAAGCAATGGAGAAGATGAAAGAAG AAATGATGTTGCTTGGTTTCATATCTCTGCTTCTGGCTGCTACATCAAGAATTATCTCAGGAATCTGCATCGATTCCAAGTATTACAACAGCAGATTCTCTCCCTGCACCAAAGAAGAGGTCAAGGAATCTATAGATGCAGAGCACGCCGTTGCTCACGCACGCAAGCGTCTAATTGAGGTCATTCTGCACCATTCACTTAGGAGAAATCTAAAAGTTCGTTACCATAACCATCAAGGCTGCCCTGAG GGACACGAATCATTTGTTTCACATGAAGGTCTGGAGCAGCTGCACCGGTTTATATTTGTGATGGCTGTAACTCATGTGACATATAGTTGTTTGACAATGTTACTAGCAATACTCAAG ATCCACAAGTGGAGAAAATGGGAGGATGAAGCATTCAGGGATAATCACGAATCATTTTCTC AGATCGCATATGAGTCAGCAACTAGAAGGCAACCAGCACTCACCAAATCCTATTCATTCCGCTCGTGGAGCCAAAATAGTGTGGTCATGTGGCTT GTTTGCTTTATCGCACAATTTGGCCAGTCTGTTGTTCGAGCAGACTACCTTATCCTCCGCAAGGGTTTCATAATG ACCCACAAACTTTCACCAACGTATGACTTCCACACTTACATGGTACGCTCAATGGAAGAGGAATTTGAGAGGATTGTCGGAGTGAG TGGAGTACTGTGGGGTTTCGTTGTTGCTTTTATGCTATTCAATGTTGATG GATCCAACCTGTACTTTTGGATAGCAATTCTTCCTGTAACT CTTGTTCTACTAGTCGGTGCAAAGCTGCAGCATGTCATTGCAACTCTGACAGCAGAGGGTGCCAAGATGACTACCTACGGGCCAAGGATACAGCCAAGGGATGATCTCTTCTGGTTCAAGAAACCAGAGTTTCTCCTTTGGTTAATACATTTCGTTCTCTTTCAG AATGCTTTTGAGTTGGCTTCTTTCTTCTGGTTCTGG TGGCAATTTGGTTATGATTCATGCTTCATCAAAAACCACCTTTTGGTATATTGCCGCCttatactggg GTTCGCGGGACAGTTCTTATGCAGTTACAGTACATTGCCTGTTTATGCGCTGGTGACTCAG atggggtccAAATACAAGGCGGCCTTGATCCCGCGGAGGATCAGAGAAACCATCCACGGGTGGGGAAAGGCCACGAGGAAGAAGCGGCGTCGTCGGCGCAGCACCTGGGACGACTCGACGGTCCGCACGGAGACGAGCACCGTGTGCTCCCTCAccgacgaggacgaggacgacTTGGACGACCACCACGGGCCGTTCGAGGAGACCCCGAGAGCCGCCAGGGGGCCGCCGTTCCTGAAGATCGAGCTGCAGCCGCAGCACGGCAGCGGGCGCGGCCCCAGTCCCGGCACGCCGTGCTTCCACGCCGCGGCCATGCCGGGCAGCAGCTCGAcccacggcggcggcagcgggcaCCCGGTGCTCCTCCGGCAGTCGTCCTCGGCCtcggcgccgtcgtcgccgtcgcaCCGCGGGGGCAACGTGACGAGGTCGGCGTCCATGCCCGGGTTCGCCTGCTTGAGGACGGGCACGGGCGCGCCGACGCGCATGAGCCATGACGAGTCCACGTGA
- the LOC112899262 gene encoding choline transporter protein 1-like — MGGPLGAIIGRYPSAAAGGDDELGGGGAPGAGIIRHNRRCRDIAFLVIFAAFWVAMIVNSSFGFNQGNPLRLTYELDYKGNICGDKHGDPNLHELDVRYWMNPNQVYQSGLKNSKVNLADAKAICLMECPNPAVDGLNFICDYPEGDIRLSVDDWINRDYDYFESLTPDMRNSSLQLQGPCYPIIFPTVNVYWSCQFIARASNVSLKHWQQMGGVSIDENILIDKTVHKAIDSRSAVLKRYIADIGKSWPVFIVCGGILPVFLSVIWLFMIRYFVAAMTWITVVLFNALVISVTMFCYIKAGWIGNDPLTVVIGESDPYVHISGREISHLHTVTVFMTAVMIIAFLSSIAIVRRILIATPVLKVAAKVIGEVQALIVFPLVPFFILAIFYMFWFAATLHLFSSGQIVRNDCNIDCCSYDLKLGKVNCDNCCGYSIHYTPHISIAILFHLFGCYWATQFFLACSSTVIAGSVASYYWARGEISHDIPFLTVVSSLKRLMRYSLGSVALGSLVVSVVEWVRFILECLRRKLKFVGSARESCFGKAASSSSECCLGCIDWTLKSVNRNAYIMIAITGKGFHKASVLATGLIMKNILRIGKVNVIGDVILFLGKLCVSLFCALFAFLMLDTHKYKSAHNKISSPLIPVLVTWALGYVAAKLFFAVVEMSIDTIILSFCQDAEEHQGNAQYAPPLLMETLDEQSDLQRLTQGP, encoded by the exons ATGGGAGGGCCCCTCGGCGCGATCATCGGCCGCTACCCgtcggcggccgccggcggggaCGACGAgctgggaggcggcggcgcccccgGCGCCGGCATTATACGCCACAACCGCAGGTGCCGCGACATCGCCTTCCTCGTCATCTTCGCCGCCTTCTGGGTCGCCATGATTGTCAACTCCAGCTTCGGATTCAACCAGGGCAACCCGCTCAG GCTGACTTATGAGCTGGACTACAAAGGGAACATTTGTGGTGACAAGCATGGTGACCCAAATTTGCACGAGCTGGATGTTAGATATTGGATGAATCCGAACCAGGTCTACCAAAGTGGACTCAAGAACAGCAAGGTTAACCTGGCCGATGCCAAAGCAATCTGCCTGATGGAGTGCCCAAATCCAGCAGTAGATGGATTGAACTTTATTTGTGATTATCCAGAAGGGGACATTCGTCTCTCTGTTGATGATTGGATCAATAGGGACTACGACTATTTTGAGTCTCTCACACCAGACATGAGAAATAGCTCACTTCAGCTCCAAGGTCCATGCTACCCGATCATATTTCCAACTGTAAATG TCTATTGGAGCtgccaatttattgcacgggcATCCAATGTCTCTTTGAAGCACTGGCAGCAGATGGGTGGTGTCAGCATTGATGAAAATATTCTCATTGATAAAACAGTCCACAAGGCTATTGATTCAAGGTCTGCTGTACTAAAG AGATACATTGCAGACATTGGGAAATCGTGGCCTGTATTTATCGTTTGTGGTGGAATCCTCCCTGTTTTCTTGTCAGTGATCTGGTTGTTTATGATTCGTTATTTCGTTGCTGCCATGACATGGATAACAGTAGTCCTCTTCAATGCCCTTGTTATATCTGTAACAATGTTTTGTTACATTAAAG CTGGCTGGATAGGCAATGACCCTTTAACTGTTGTCATTGGTGAAAGCGATCCATATGTTCACATAAGTGGGCGG GAAATAAGCCACCTTCATACGGTTACAGTTTTCATGACAGCAGTGATGATCATTGCTTTCCTGTCCTCAATAGCTATTGTCCGCCGAATACTGATAGCAACACCTGTGTTAAAG GTTGCTGCAAAGGTCATTGGTGAAGTTCAGGCACTCATAGTATTTCCGCTTGTGCCATTCTTCATCCTTGCTATATTTTATATGTTCTGGTTTGCCGCGACACTCCACCTCTTCAGCTCTGGGCAAATTGTCAGAAATGATTGCAATATTGATTGTTGTTCATACGATCTGAAGTTGGGCAAAGTAAATTGTGACAACTGTTGTGGTTATAGCATCCATTACACCCCTCATATTAGCATTGCCATTCTATTCCACTTATTTGGCTGCTACTGGGCGACTCAATTCTTTCTCGCATGCTCTTCAACTGTGATCGCGGGATCAGTTGCTTCTTACTACTGGGCACGTGGTGAAATATCA CATGATATACCATTTCTCACTGTAGTCTCTTCGCTGAAGCGGCTGATGCGCTACAGCCTTGGATCTGTTGCTCTGGGTTCACTTGTTGTATCAGTTGTCGAGTGGGTGCGTTTTATACTAGAATGCCTTCGGCGCAAGTTGAAGTTTGTTGGTTCTGCTCGGGAAAGCTGCTTTGGGAAAGCGGCATCTTCCTCTTCTGAATGCTGCCTCGGCTGCATAGACTGGACCCTCAAGTCAGTAAATCGAAATGCCTATATAATG ATTGCCATTACTGGGAAGGGTTTCCACAAAGCTTCTGTTCTTGCAACTGGATTGATAATGAAGAATATACTGCGTATTGGAAAAGTCAATGTCATTGGAGATGTGATCCTCTTCCTAGGAAAACTGTGCGTGAGCCTATTCTGTGCGCTTTTTGCCTTTCTGATGTTGGACACTCACAAGTACAAATCTGCACATAACAAGATATCATCTCCACTGATCCCTGTACTG GTAACATGGGCCCTCGGTTATGTAGCTGCCAAGCTCTTCTTTGCAGTGGTTGAGATGTCGATCGACACCATAATCCTCTCCTTCTGCCAGGATGCTGAAGAGCACCAAGGGAACGCGCAGTACGCGCCACCTCTTCTGATGGAAACTCTGGACGAACAGAGTGATCTGCAAAGACTAACTCAAGGACCATGA
- the LOC112899265 gene encoding acyl-CoA-binding domain-containing protein 4-like yields MAGDWQELGQAAAIGLLFAFLVAKLISTVIAFKEDNLRITRSPPASPTAAASRSPARPDTPAPAAPPKPSHGGDVSSDGGSDSDWEGVESTELDEEFSAASAFVAASAASGTSVPEEAQLRLYGLYKIATEGPCTAPQPSALKLKARAKWNAWNKLGAMPTEEAMQEYITIVDELFPNWAAGSSMKRKDEDSMASASGSKGPMGPVFSSLMYEEDEGNEAELGDIHVSAREGATDDILKHLSTGVDVNVRDTEGRTPLHWAVDRGHLSAVEILAKANADLNAKDNEGQTALHYAVVCEREDIAELLVKHHADLQIKDEDGNTARDLCPSSWSFMNQAN; encoded by the exons ATGGCCGGGGACTGGCAGGAGCTGGGCCAGGCGGCCGCCATCGGCCTCCTCTTCGCCTTCCTCGTCGCCAAGCTCATCTCCACCGTCATCGCCTTCAAGGAGGACAACCTCCGCATCACGCGCTCCCCTCCGgcctcccccaccgccgccgcctcccgctcccCGGCGCGCCCGGACACcccggcccccgccgcgcccccgaaGCCCTCCCACGGAGGCGACGTCTCCAGCGACGGCGGCAGCGACAGCGACTGGGAGGGCGTCGAGAGCACCGAGCTCGACGAGGAGTttagcgccgcctccgccttcgTCGCGGCCTCCGCCGCGTCAGGCACCAGCGTCCCCGAGGAGGCGCAGCTGCGGCTCTACGGGCTATACAAGATCGCCACCGAGGGGCCCTGCACCGCGCCGCAGCCGTCCGCGCTCAAGCTCAAGGCCCGTGCCAAGTG GAATGCTTGGAATAAGCTGGGTGCTATGCCTACAGAAGAAGCTATGCAGGAGTACATCACAATTGTTGATGAGCTATTCCCTAACTGGGCTGCTGGTTCGAGCATG AAAAGGAAAGACGAAGATAGCATGGCTTCTGCATCAGGTTCGAAGGGACCCATGGGACCTGTGTTTAGCAGTTTGATGTATGAGGAAGACGAAGGAAACGAAGC AGAACTTGGTGACATCCATGTTTCAGCGAGGGAAGGAGCAACTGATGACATACTAAAGCATCTGTCTACTGGTGTTGATGTTAATGTGAGAG atACTGAAGGTAGAACTCCATTGCACTGGGCTGTTGACCGTGGCCATCTAAGTGCTGTTGAAATTCTTGCAAAAGCAAATGCAGATCTGAATGCTAAG GATAATGAAGGACAAACGGCACTTCACTACGCTGTTGTTTGTGAAAGAGAAGACATTGCAGAGTTGCTCGTCAAGCATCATGCTGATCTTCAGATCAAGGATGAGGATGGGAACACAGCACGTGACTTATGCCCTTCAAGCTGGTCTTTTATGAATCAGGCAAACTGA
- the LOC112899162 gene encoding glucan endo-1,3-beta-glucosidase-like isoform X2, whose product MTLPTVVLVQILLPILLLLSAVRGADAGGIGVNYGTRGTTLPPPADVARFLARDTLVDRVRLFDADPAVLQAFAGTGLAVDVTVPNGVVPRLVSLAFARRWVGENVAPYARATNISRLLVGNEVTTEANRTLLLALVPAMQNLHTALVAVSLHGRIKVSTTHSLGVLTTTEQPSAGRFRDGYDTAIVKPLLRFLRATGAPFMVNAYPFYGLTNDTLDFALFRVNAGVMDEGSGVVYSNMLDAQLDAVHSAIRRLGFGDVDIAVSETGWPSAGEDWEVGVGAELARDYNKKAIRHLGSGVGTPLMPNRTFEVSIFSLFDENLKPGPVSERNFGLFRGDMTPVYDAGIFTDPETVVPVSTKLTPAAGQGAAAAAGRRQWCVPKPAADEMMLQENIDFACGQEGVDCAAIRPGGVCYEPDTLQGHAAYAMNLYFQSNGQHAFDCDFGQTGVLTTADPSFGGCKFT is encoded by the exons ATGACGCTGCCCACCGTCGTCTTGGTCCAGATCCTCCTCCCAATTCTGCTCTTGCTTTCTGCCGTCAGAG GCGCGGACGCCGGCGGCATCGGCGTCAACTACGGCACGCGGGGGACGACCCTGCCGCCGCCAGCCGACGTGGCGCGGTTCCTAGCCCGCGACACCCTCGTCGACCGCGTCAGGCTCTTCGACGCCGACCCCGCCGTGCTGCAGGCCTTCGCCGGCACCGGCCTCGCCGTGGACGTGACGGTGCCCAACGGCGTGGTCCCGCGCCTCGTGAGCCTCGCCTTCGCGCGGCGGTGGGTGGGCGAGAACGTGGCGCCCTACGCGCGCGCCACCAACATCTCGCGTCTCCTCGTCGGCAACGAGGTGACCACCGAGGCCAACCGGACGCTGCTGCTGGCCCTCGTGCCGGCCATGCAGAACCTGCACACCGCGCTGGTGGCCGTGTCCCTGCACGGCCGGATCAAGGTCTCCACCACGCACTCGCTCGGGGTCCTGACGACGACGGAGCAGCCGTCGGCCGGCCGGTTCCGCGACGGCTACGACACGGCCATCGTGAAGCCGCTCCTCCGGTTCCTCCGCGCGACGGGCGCGCCCTTCATGGTGAACGCGTACCCGTTCTACGGGCTCACCAACGACACGCTGGACTTCGCGCTGTTCCGGGTGAACGCCGGCGTCATGGACGAGGGCTCCGGCGTCGTGTACAGCAACATGCTCGACGCGCAGCTGGACGCCGTGCACTCGGCGATCAGGCGGCTGGGCTTCGGCGACGTGGACATCGCCGTGTCCGAGACCGGGTGGCCGTCGGCCGGGGAGGACTGGGAGGTCGGCGTGGGCGCGGAGCTCGCCCGGGACTACAACAAGAAGGCCATCCGGCACCTCGGGTCCGGCGTCGGCACCCCGCTCATGCCCAACCGCACCTTCGAGGTCTCCATCTTCTCCCTCTTCGACGAGAACCTCAAGCCCGGGCCGGTGTCCGAGAGGaacttcggcctgttccgcggCGACATGACGCCGGTTTACGACGCCGGCATCTTTACTGATCCGGAG ACCGTTGTGCCGGTGAGCACGAaactgacaccggcggcaggccagggagcggcggcggcggctggtcgGCGGCAATGGTGCGTGCCAAAGCCGGCGGCGGACGAGATGATGCTGCAGGAGAACATCGACTTCGCGTGCGGGCAAGAGGGCGTCGACTGCGCCGCGATCCGGCCGGGCGGCGTCTGCTACGAGCCGGACACATTGCAGGGCCACGCGGCGTACGCTATGAACCTCTATTTCCAGTCCAATGGCCAGCACGCGTTCGACTGCGACTTTGGCCAGACCGGCGTTCTTACTACTGCTGACCCCA GTTTTGGAGGATGCAAATTCACGTGA
- the LOC112899162 gene encoding glucan endo-1,3-beta-glucosidase-like isoform X1: MTLPTVVLVQILLPILLLLSAVRGKSPSCLSSSVREPARHGLVLTLFFRAGADAGGIGVNYGTRGTTLPPPADVARFLARDTLVDRVRLFDADPAVLQAFAGTGLAVDVTVPNGVVPRLVSLAFARRWVGENVAPYARATNISRLLVGNEVTTEANRTLLLALVPAMQNLHTALVAVSLHGRIKVSTTHSLGVLTTTEQPSAGRFRDGYDTAIVKPLLRFLRATGAPFMVNAYPFYGLTNDTLDFALFRVNAGVMDEGSGVVYSNMLDAQLDAVHSAIRRLGFGDVDIAVSETGWPSAGEDWEVGVGAELARDYNKKAIRHLGSGVGTPLMPNRTFEVSIFSLFDENLKPGPVSERNFGLFRGDMTPVYDAGIFTDPETVVPVSTKLTPAAGQGAAAAAGRRQWCVPKPAADEMMLQENIDFACGQEGVDCAAIRPGGVCYEPDTLQGHAAYAMNLYFQSNGQHAFDCDFGQTGVLTTADPSFGGCKFT; encoded by the exons ATGACGCTGCCCACCGTCGTCTTGGTCCAGATCCTCCTCCCAATTCTGCTCTTGCTTTCTGCCGTCAGAGGTAAATCACCCTCTTGCTTGTCGAGCTCCGTGCGTGAACCCGCACGGCACGGGCTCGTATTGACATTGTTCTTCCGCGCAGGCGCGGACGCCGGCGGCATCGGCGTCAACTACGGCACGCGGGGGACGACCCTGCCGCCGCCAGCCGACGTGGCGCGGTTCCTAGCCCGCGACACCCTCGTCGACCGCGTCAGGCTCTTCGACGCCGACCCCGCCGTGCTGCAGGCCTTCGCCGGCACCGGCCTCGCCGTGGACGTGACGGTGCCCAACGGCGTGGTCCCGCGCCTCGTGAGCCTCGCCTTCGCGCGGCGGTGGGTGGGCGAGAACGTGGCGCCCTACGCGCGCGCCACCAACATCTCGCGTCTCCTCGTCGGCAACGAGGTGACCACCGAGGCCAACCGGACGCTGCTGCTGGCCCTCGTGCCGGCCATGCAGAACCTGCACACCGCGCTGGTGGCCGTGTCCCTGCACGGCCGGATCAAGGTCTCCACCACGCACTCGCTCGGGGTCCTGACGACGACGGAGCAGCCGTCGGCCGGCCGGTTCCGCGACGGCTACGACACGGCCATCGTGAAGCCGCTCCTCCGGTTCCTCCGCGCGACGGGCGCGCCCTTCATGGTGAACGCGTACCCGTTCTACGGGCTCACCAACGACACGCTGGACTTCGCGCTGTTCCGGGTGAACGCCGGCGTCATGGACGAGGGCTCCGGCGTCGTGTACAGCAACATGCTCGACGCGCAGCTGGACGCCGTGCACTCGGCGATCAGGCGGCTGGGCTTCGGCGACGTGGACATCGCCGTGTCCGAGACCGGGTGGCCGTCGGCCGGGGAGGACTGGGAGGTCGGCGTGGGCGCGGAGCTCGCCCGGGACTACAACAAGAAGGCCATCCGGCACCTCGGGTCCGGCGTCGGCACCCCGCTCATGCCCAACCGCACCTTCGAGGTCTCCATCTTCTCCCTCTTCGACGAGAACCTCAAGCCCGGGCCGGTGTCCGAGAGGaacttcggcctgttccgcggCGACATGACGCCGGTTTACGACGCCGGCATCTTTACTGATCCGGAG ACCGTTGTGCCGGTGAGCACGAaactgacaccggcggcaggccagggagcggcggcggcggctggtcgGCGGCAATGGTGCGTGCCAAAGCCGGCGGCGGACGAGATGATGCTGCAGGAGAACATCGACTTCGCGTGCGGGCAAGAGGGCGTCGACTGCGCCGCGATCCGGCCGGGCGGCGTCTGCTACGAGCCGGACACATTGCAGGGCCACGCGGCGTACGCTATGAACCTCTATTTCCAGTCCAATGGCCAGCACGCGTTCGACTGCGACTTTGGCCAGACCGGCGTTCTTACTACTGCTGACCCCA GTTTTGGAGGATGCAAATTCACGTGA
- the LOC112899163 gene encoding cysteine protease ATG4B-like, with protein MTSLPERGEAPPSNSLCEEDTAAAVASSSSSSEHKEDSSSKQSKASILSGVFTPPFTIFEGQQDSLPACEKKSPKPSSGSYAWSRILRRFVGSGSMWRLLGCTKVLTSSDVWFLGKCYKVSPEESSSNSDSESGHAAFLEDFSSRIWITYRKGFDAISDSKLTSDVNWGCMVRSSQMLVAQALIFHHLGRSWRKPPEKPYNPQYIGVLHLFGDSEACAFSIHNLLQAGKSYGLAAGSWVGPYAMCRAWQTLIRTNREQADAVGGKENFPMALYVVSGDEDGERGGAPVVCIDVAAQLCSDFNKGQSTWSPILLLVPLVLGLDKINPRYIPLLKETFTFPQSLGILGGRPGTSTYIAGVQDERALYLDPHEVQMAVNIAPDNLEADTSSYHCSVVRDLALDQIDPSLAIGFYCRDKDDFDDFCSRASELVEKANGAPLFTVVQSIEPSKQMYKQDGGLGCSGSSMANDDDLDDSGEAGEEEWQIL; from the exons ATGACGAGCTTGCCTGAGAGGGGAGAAGCACCGCCATCCAATTCTTTGTGCGAGGAAGACACTGCAGCTGCAgttgcctcttcttcttctagctCTGAGCACAAGGAAGATAGCAGCTCCAAGCAGTCAAAGGCCTCCATCCTATCTGGCGTCTTCACTCCCCCATTTACCATCTTTGAGggccagcaggactcattgccGGCGTGCGAGAAGAAGTCACCAAAGCCCTCCTCAGGATCCTATGCTTGGTCGAGGATTTTGAGGAGATTCGTGGGCAGCGGCTCGATGTGGCGTCTTCTGGGATGCACCAAGGTTCTGACCTCCAGTGATGTGTGGTTCCTTGGCAAATGCTACAAGGTGTCACCTGAGGAGTCATCCAGCAACTCGGATTCCGAAAGTGGGCATGCTGCATTTTTAGAAGATTTCTCTTCCAGGATATGGATCACATACCGAAAAG GCTTTGACGCAATATCTGATTCCAAGCTAACTAGTGATGTGAACTGGGGCTGCATGGTTAGAAGCAGTCAGATGCTGGTTGCTCAG GCGCTGATTTTTCACCATCTTGGAAGGTCTTGGAGAAAGCCCCCAGAGAAG CCATACAACCCACAATATATAGGGGTCTTACACCTATTTGGCGATTCTGAAGCTTGTGCTTTCTCTATTCACAATTTACTTCAAGCTGGAAAGAGTTATGGTCTGGCTGCTGGATCATGGGTGGGGCCATATGCTATGTGCCGGGCATGGCAGACCCTTATCCGCACAAATAGAGAGCAGGCTGATGCTGTTGGTGGGAAGGAAAATTTCCCTATGGCTCTTTATGTGGTTTCGGGTGATGAAGATGGTGAAAGAGGTGGAGCTCCAGTTGTGTGCATTGATGTTGCTGCTCAGCTTTGCTCTGATTTCAACAAAGGACAATCAACATGGTCACCTATACTTTTGTTAGTTCCTCTGGTTCTTGGCCTTGACAAAATTAATCCAAG GTACATCCCATTACTAAAGGAGACATTTACGTTTCCTCAAAGCTTGGGCATTTTAGGTGGAAGACCAGGAACATCAACTTACATTGCTGGGGTACAGGATGAGAGGGCGCTCTACCTAGATCCCCATGAAGTTCAGATG GCAGTTAACATTGCACCGGATAATTTGGAGGCAGACACTTCCTCGTACCACTGCAG TGTTGTCCGAGATTTGGCTCTAGACCAAATAGATCCATCCCTGGCTATTGGTTTTTACTGCCGTGACAAAG atgactttgatgactTCTGTTCTCGGGCCTCTGAGTTGGTAGAGAAGGCCAATGGAGCGCCACTCTTTACTGTTGTGCAGTCAATCGAGCCATCGAAACAGATGTATAAACAGGATGGTGGGCTGGGTTGTTCTGGCAGTAGCATGGCCAATGACGATGACCTTGATGACTCCGGCGAAGCAGGAGAAGAGGAGTGGCAGATCCTCTAA
- the LOC112899165 gene encoding C2 domain-containing protein At1g63220-like — MVHGKLEVLLVSAKGLEDTDFLNNIDPYVILTCRTQEQKSSVANGAGSDPEWNETFIFTVSDDTPQLSLKIMDSDVTNDDFVGEASIPLEAVFQEGSLPPTVHPIVKEEKYCGEIKLALTFTPAVETRRPDNEEGTYSSWN; from the exons ATGGTGCACGGGAAGCTGGAGGTTCTTCTTGTCTCCGCCAAGGGCCTTGAGGACACCGATTTCCTCA ATAACATAGACCCCTACGTGATCCTTACATGCCGCACCCAGGAGCAGAAAAGCAGCGTTGCAAATG GAGCAGGAAGTGACCCTGAATGGAACGAAACCTTCATCTTCACTGTCTCTGACGATACCCCGCAGCTTAGTCTCAAGATCATGGACAGCGACGTCACCAACGATGATTTCGTTGGTGAAGCAAG CATCCCCCTGGAGGCTGTGTTTCAGGAAGGCAGCCTTCCCCCGACAGTTCACCCAATCGTCAAGGAGGAGAAATACTGCGGAGAGATCAAGCTTGCACTCACCTTCACTCCAGCAGTG GAAACTCGCCGCCCCGACAACGAGGAGGGTACTTACAGCAGCTGGAATTGA